The following coding sequences lie in one Apium graveolens cultivar Ventura chromosome 1, ASM990537v1, whole genome shotgun sequence genomic window:
- the LOC141670041 gene encoding peptidyl-prolyl cis-trans isomerase CYP19-3 yields the protein MANPKVFFDILIGKMKAGRVVMELFADVTPKTAENFRALCTGEKGMGISGKYLHYKGSSFHRIIPGFMCQGGDFTRGNGTGGESIYGAKFEDENFKLKHTGPGILSMANSGKNTNGSQFFICTEETPWLDGRHVVFGKVVEGLTVVKDMEKVGSDGGQTSSPVVIEDCGQIKEN from the coding sequence ATGGCCAACCCTAAGGTTTTCTTTGACATATTGATTGGAAAGATGAAAGCTGGACGAGTTGTGATGGAACTCTTTGCAGATGTGACCCCAAAAACTGCTGAAAACTTCCGTGCACTCTGTACTGGGGAGAAAGGTATGGGAATTTCAGGGAAATACTTGCACTACAAAGGATCAAGCTTTCACCGAATCATCCCTGGATTCATGTGTCAGGGAGGAGATTTTACAAGGGGTAATGGGACAGGTGGTGAATCTATCTATGGAGCAAAGTTTGAAGATGAAAACTTTAAGCTGAAGCATACTGGGCCTGGTATTCTTTCAATGGCCAATTCAGGAAAAAATACCAATGGGTCACAATTCTTTATCTGTACAGAGGAGACACCATGGCTAGATGGAAGGCATGTTGTTTTTGGAAAAGTTGTAGAAGGTTTAACTGTGGTCAAGGACATGGAAAAAGTTGGATCAGACGGTGGTCAGACTTCATCACCTGTTGTGATCGAAGATTGTGGTCAGATAAAAGAGAATTAA